Proteins found in one Paenibacillus borealis genomic segment:
- a CDS encoding ABC transporter permease: MKKRALWKDVFREIRHTKARFLSIFAIIMLGVSFFAGIKSAGPDMLNTAATYYKDYRLMDLRVQSTYGLTEKSIDDLRDIPGVQTVQPVYSSDVFLGESGLIAKVYSYTGENELNGYKITSGHLPEASGEIVLDANLLQEEKFSLGDSITFSGEAGNDLAENFQTLSYTVVGFVQSPQYIETSNRGTSRIGKGTADAFAVIPEDNFNLPVYTEAYLSFTDTAAESAYTPAYDDLVERHLSETEDALKNYPEQRLEELKAEAAEMMAAGQQPMDATQQQQQQQQAEALAAQNPLEQPKVYVTDRTINPGYAEYKDNADRLSAIATAFPVFFFLIAALVSLTTMTRMVEEQRLQIGTLKALGYGAMDIMAKFLVYGTLASLAASIAGLAVGFTLFPGIIYNAYGQLYNLPDVIKSFYPAYAIISIIVALVCTAMTAMIASRVELRSNASVLMRPKSPKSGQRIMLERFGFLWRRLSFVQKVTARNLFRYKQRMFMTVIGVAGCTALILTGFGLKDSIGSIADRQFGGIMKYSALVALHDNATAEDKASYAELIKQEPAVTGTLDVLQEAMTARAKGVNDQEVRIFVPTDADKLAPFVTMKDRTTDEPRVLTDEGAIITEKLARLYDLVPGDSLTVLDSNNEEYQVKVSAVTENYVLHYVYMTPAYYTEVFGHDPVYNTQLLNYSAQDKQWEDTFGEKLTSNGQVAMVSFSSGVGEAFDGTMESMDVVIVVLIVSAAALAFVVLYNLTNINVSERVRELSTIKVLGFYDKEVTMYIYRENILLTLLGIIFGGALGILLHGFVLSTAELDATMFAPLIKWQSYLYAALLTVLFSGIVMVFMHLKLKRIHMIEALKSVE, from the coding sequence ATGAAGAAACGGGCATTATGGAAGGATGTTTTTCGGGAAATCCGTCATACTAAAGCAAGGTTTCTCTCCATCTTTGCGATCATTATGCTGGGGGTAAGCTTCTTTGCCGGGATCAAGTCGGCAGGACCGGATATGCTGAATACCGCAGCGACTTATTATAAGGATTATAGGCTGATGGATTTACGTGTTCAGTCAACTTATGGGCTGACGGAGAAAAGTATTGATGATCTCCGGGATATTCCCGGGGTGCAGACGGTTCAGCCTGTATACAGCTCCGATGTGTTTCTTGGAGAGAGCGGACTGATTGCCAAGGTATATTCCTATACCGGCGAGAATGAATTGAACGGGTACAAAATCACCTCCGGGCATCTGCCCGAGGCCTCCGGGGAAATCGTATTGGACGCAAATCTGCTGCAGGAAGAGAAGTTCTCGCTGGGAGATTCGATAACCTTCAGCGGGGAAGCCGGGAATGATCTGGCGGAGAATTTCCAGACATTAAGCTATACCGTGGTAGGCTTCGTGCAGAGTCCGCAATATATTGAAACGTCGAACCGCGGAACGAGCCGGATCGGCAAAGGAACAGCCGATGCGTTTGCCGTCATCCCGGAAGATAACTTCAATCTTCCGGTGTACACGGAGGCTTATCTCAGCTTCACAGATACGGCAGCAGAATCAGCCTATACTCCGGCTTATGATGACCTTGTAGAGCGGCATCTGTCTGAGACGGAGGATGCGCTGAAGAATTATCCGGAGCAGCGTCTGGAAGAACTGAAAGCGGAAGCCGCAGAGATGATGGCTGCGGGCCAGCAGCCTATGGACGCGACGCAGCAGCAACAGCAGCAACAGCAGGCGGAAGCACTAGCCGCGCAGAACCCGCTGGAGCAGCCGAAGGTGTATGTGACAGACCGGACGATCAACCCGGGGTACGCCGAATACAAGGATAATGCGGACCGGCTGTCGGCGATTGCCACGGCGTTTCCGGTGTTCTTTTTCCTGATTGCGGCACTCGTAAGCTTAACAACAATGACACGCATGGTTGAAGAGCAGCGTCTGCAGATCGGCACCTTGAAGGCGCTGGGGTATGGAGCCATGGACATTATGGCCAAATTTCTGGTGTATGGCACACTGGCCAGCCTTGCCGCTTCCATTGCCGGTCTTGCGGTCGGCTTCACCTTGTTTCCGGGCATTATTTATAATGCCTACGGCCAGCTCTATAACCTGCCGGATGTAATCAAAAGCTTCTATCCCGCTTACGCCATTATTTCCATAATAGTAGCGCTGGTGTGTACAGCCATGACGGCGATGATCGCTTCCCGGGTAGAACTGCGCAGCAATGCTTCAGTGCTGATGCGGCCCAAGTCACCGAAGAGCGGGCAGCGTATTATGCTGGAGCGGTTCGGCTTTCTGTGGAGGCGGCTCAGCTTCGTGCAAAAGGTGACCGCCCGGAACCTGTTCCGCTACAAGCAGCGGATGTTCATGACCGTAATCGGGGTGGCGGGCTGTACAGCGCTTATTCTGACCGGCTTTGGGCTGAAGGATTCCATTGGCAGCATTGCTGACCGGCAGTTCGGCGGGATTATGAAATACAGTGCTCTGGTGGCGCTGCACGACAATGCAACGGCCGAAGATAAGGCGTCCTATGCAGAACTGATTAAACAGGAGCCAGCAGTTACGGGAACGCTGGATGTGCTTCAGGAAGCAATGACTGCCCGGGCCAAAGGGGTTAACGATCAGGAGGTGCGGATTTTCGTCCCTACAGATGCTGATAAACTGGCTCCGTTCGTTACAATGAAGGACCGTACAACAGATGAACCGAGGGTATTGACAGACGAAGGCGCCATCATTACGGAGAAGCTCGCCAGGCTGTATGATCTGGTTCCCGGAGACAGCCTGACCGTGCTGGACAGCAACAATGAGGAGTACCAGGTCAAAGTGTCGGCGGTCACCGAGAACTATGTGCTGCATTATGTGTATATGACACCGGCGTACTATACAGAGGTATTTGGTCACGATCCGGTCTATAACACTCAGCTGCTGAACTACAGCGCGCAGGATAAGCAGTGGGAGGACACTTTCGGGGAAAAATTAACGTCGAACGGACAGGTGGCGATGGTCAGCTTTTCCAGCGGCGTGGGTGAAGCTTTTGACGGAACGATGGAGAGTATGGATGTGGTCATTGTTGTGCTGATTGTGTCCGCTGCAGCACTGGCCTTCGTGGTGCTCTATAACCTGACCAATATAAATGTGTCTGAACGGGTCCGTGAGCTGTCTACGATCAAGGTGCTGGGGTTCTATGATAAGGAAGTCACCATGTATATATACCGGGAGAACATCCTGCTAACCCTGCTTGGGATCATCTTCGGGGGTGCACTCGGGATTCTGCTGCATGGCTTTGTCCTGTCAACGGCTGAGCTGGATGCCACGATGTTCGCGCCGCTGATCAAATGGCAGAGTTATCTGTACGCCGCTCTGCTGACCGTGCTGTTCTCGGGGATTGTAATGGTGTTCATGCACCTTAAGCTGAAGCGGATTCATATGATTGAAGCACTGAAATCGGTGGAGTAG
- a CDS encoding peptide-binding protein → MAKKRKWWSSLLVVSLVGVLFTGCSTNNTASSPTNAPAATAAPAESTAPDATEAPAADAPVDGGTLVTSTFSDIVNLNPLLINDTSSGDVAQFVFAKLYNLDREGNVQAEDWSLAAELPEISEDGLTYTVKLKDTPKWSDGQPITADDVIYTIETGKNPETGSPLISQYDKVKTVEKIDDHTVKFTLSQIYAPFLYALVQEIVPAHILKDVKPTEIQTNAYGTDPAKTVTSGPWKWTAWKQGESHTLDADPNYWGTVKPHIAQIVYKIYADQNTEVQAIMKGDTDHISAIPVTQVEAVKADGDIDIIQKPGAQYEYVMFNFDGKNFPDNYGLFAGQKTRQAIAHALNRQGMVDNILKGVGALMNAPFLPDTWADPGEAAVNYDYNAETAKKLLAEDGWVADPKDGILVKDGHRFSFELQYNAGNSRREQVAAVIQQNLKDVGIEVTPKAIDFAAWIDQNVTPGKFQALLLAWSLNTPDPDAESIFSSKYFPPAGQNSGWYKNEKLDQLWVDGYSTVDQAERKEIYKEVGKEISTDLPYVFLYQYGQAIGTGPRVHWAEEDAPEPSLGYGQFFHAIKWWVTD, encoded by the coding sequence ATGGCGAAAAAGAGAAAATGGTGGTCTAGTTTATTAGTTGTATCGTTGGTAGGGGTTCTATTCACGGGTTGCAGCACCAATAACACTGCGAGTTCTCCAACTAATGCTCCTGCAGCAACGGCTGCCCCGGCAGAGAGTACGGCCCCTGATGCTACTGAAGCGCCTGCGGCTGACGCACCCGTTGACGGCGGAACTCTCGTTACAAGCACATTCTCCGATATTGTTAATCTTAACCCTCTCTTAATCAATGATACCTCTTCAGGCGATGTAGCCCAATTCGTCTTCGCCAAGCTGTATAACCTGGACCGCGAAGGCAATGTACAGGCAGAGGATTGGTCTCTGGCTGCCGAGCTTCCTGAAATCTCCGAAGATGGTCTGACTTATACGGTTAAATTGAAGGATACTCCCAAATGGAGTGACGGCCAGCCGATCACTGCGGATGATGTAATTTATACCATTGAAACCGGCAAAAACCCGGAAACGGGTTCACCGCTGATCAGCCAATATGACAAAGTGAAAACGGTGGAGAAGATCGATGACCATACCGTGAAATTCACATTGTCCCAAATTTATGCTCCATTCCTGTATGCGCTGGTTCAAGAAATTGTTCCTGCTCATATTCTCAAGGATGTAAAGCCGACTGAAATTCAAACCAATGCCTATGGAACGGACCCGGCCAAGACCGTAACCAGCGGACCATGGAAATGGACAGCCTGGAAACAAGGCGAAAGTCACACCCTTGATGCTGATCCGAACTACTGGGGTACTGTTAAGCCTCATATTGCTCAAATCGTCTACAAAATCTACGCAGACCAGAACACTGAAGTTCAGGCTATCATGAAGGGCGACACTGACCATATCAGTGCGATTCCGGTAACGCAGGTTGAAGCTGTCAAGGCTGACGGCGACATCGATATTATTCAGAAGCCGGGAGCACAGTATGAATATGTAATGTTTAACTTCGACGGCAAGAACTTCCCGGATAACTACGGCCTGTTCGCAGGACAGAAGACCAGACAGGCAATTGCCCATGCACTGAACCGTCAAGGTATGGTAGACAACATCCTTAAAGGCGTAGGCGCCCTGATGAATGCACCATTCCTTCCGGACACTTGGGCTGACCCGGGTGAAGCCGCTGTGAACTATGATTATAACGCCGAAACCGCCAAGAAGCTTCTGGCAGAAGACGGTTGGGTTGCTGATCCTAAAGACGGTATTCTCGTCAAAGACGGACACCGCTTCTCCTTCGAACTGCAATACAATGCCGGCAACAGCCGCCGCGAGCAAGTCGCTGCTGTTATCCAGCAGAACCTGAAGGATGTTGGGATTGAAGTAACGCCTAAGGCGATTGACTTTGCAGCTTGGATTGACCAGAACGTAACACCGGGTAAATTCCAGGCCCTGCTGCTGGCTTGGTCCCTGAATACACCGGATCCGGATGCAGAGAGCATTTTCTCCTCGAAATACTTCCCGCCAGCTGGACAGAACAGCGGCTGGTATAAGAATGAGAAGCTGGATCAGCTGTGGGTTGATGGTTATTCCACTGTTGACCAGGCTGAACGTAAAGAAATCTACAAAGAAGTAGGTAAAGAAATTTCCACGGATCTTCCTTATGTATTCCTGTATCAATATGGTCAGGCTATCGGAACAGGACCTAGAGTACACTGGGCAGAGGAGGATGCTCCTGAGCCGTCACTGGGCTACGGACAATTCTTCCATGCTATTAAATGGTGGGTAACCGACTAA
- a CDS encoding ABC transporter permease — MTEYLIRRVLQSVLVIFLITILTFLLIHAAPGGPTQVMLSPGLTPEIFEQQAKNLGLDQPIPVQYVRWIGDLLQGDLGYTFKNHIAVSDLLWPRIGNTVILMGAAWLVSLLIAIPWGIYNSTKVYGLSDQTASFISYLGFAMPTFWFGILLQQWLSLKLDWFPLSDMYTRGKEGDIGDLFMHLVLPITVLALGFLASYMKYARASMLEVLDQDYIRTARAKGVKERKVVFRHALRNALIPIITILGLDLPILVGGAALTENVFNWPGMGRWFVEMAGAREYSALMAVTIVTAVIVVIGNLLADILYAVVDPRVKLGKQGGKTA; from the coding sequence ATGACAGAATATCTGATACGTCGAGTGCTTCAATCGGTATTGGTCATCTTTCTGATCACCATACTAACTTTTCTACTCATCCACGCTGCTCCGGGCGGACCGACTCAAGTGATGCTCTCTCCGGGACTCACGCCGGAAATATTCGAGCAGCAAGCCAAGAACCTTGGACTGGACCAGCCTATTCCCGTACAGTATGTCCGGTGGATCGGCGACCTGCTGCAAGGGGACTTGGGTTACACTTTTAAGAACCATATTGCAGTATCCGATCTTCTCTGGCCGCGTATTGGCAACACCGTGATTCTGATGGGTGCGGCTTGGCTGGTATCGCTGCTGATCGCAATCCCCTGGGGAATCTATAACAGTACCAAAGTATATGGTTTATCTGACCAGACGGCTTCCTTTATTTCTTATTTAGGCTTTGCCATGCCGACCTTCTGGTTCGGAATTCTCCTCCAGCAGTGGCTGTCACTGAAGCTGGACTGGTTTCCGTTGTCGGACATGTATACAAGAGGTAAAGAAGGCGATATAGGCGATTTGTTCATGCATCTGGTGCTGCCGATAACAGTGTTGGCACTTGGTTTCCTGGCCTCTTATATGAAATATGCGCGGGCAAGTATGCTGGAAGTGCTTGATCAGGATTATATCCGCACAGCACGTGCCAAAGGCGTCAAAGAACGCAAGGTGGTCTTCCGCCATGCGCTGCGTAATGCGCTGATTCCAATTATTACAATACTTGGCCTTGATCTTCCCATACTAGTGGGAGGGGCCGCATTAACTGAGAATGTATTCAACTGGCCGGGAATGGGCCGTTGGTTTGTAGAGATGGCAGGTGCACGCGAATATTCGGCACTGATGGCTGTTACTATAGTGACGGCTGTTATAGTCGTTATCGGCAATCTCCTCGCAGATATACTGTATGCCGTAGTTGATCCCCGGGTGAAGCTCGGTAAGCAAGGAGGCAAGACAGCATGA
- a CDS encoding ABC transporter permease yields MSPVPGGTDPEIPVVDSRRPPGPWRVLWKKFSRNPFAMGGLIVLIIFILLGVFAPYLTQYKPETIDLMFANLKPGAEGHPMGTDELGRDILSRLLYSARVSLLIGFSVAFVSVVVGSVIGAISGYFGGFVDTVFMRIVDVMNSVPTLFLNILIMALFGTQIKYMILILAFTSWMSIARLVRGTFLQLREMQYVEAARAIGVSSWGIIFRHLLRNASFPIIVNATLMVGGAILSESALSYLGLGIQAPATSWGLMLSNAQEFMLVDPMQAVYPGLCILLVVLAVNFIGDGIRDALDPRQQVTKSRRRLEQWRKNYSKSGS; encoded by the coding sequence ATGAGTCCGGTGCCCGGAGGCACAGACCCGGAGATTCCGGTAGTGGATTCCAGACGGCCGCCAGGTCCCTGGAGAGTGTTATGGAAGAAATTCTCACGCAATCCGTTCGCGATGGGCGGTTTGATAGTACTGATTATATTTATACTGCTCGGGGTCTTCGCTCCTTACCTGACCCAATATAAACCGGAAACGATTGATCTGATGTTCGCCAATCTGAAGCCGGGGGCTGAAGGGCATCCTATGGGCACAGACGAGCTGGGCCGCGATATTCTCAGCAGACTGCTGTACAGTGCGCGTGTCTCGCTCCTCATCGGGTTTTCCGTTGCGTTTGTTTCCGTAGTGGTCGGATCGGTTATCGGGGCGATTTCAGGATATTTCGGCGGGTTTGTAGATACGGTATTCATGCGTATTGTAGACGTGATGAACTCTGTTCCGACCCTGTTTCTGAACATCCTGATTATGGCGCTGTTCGGCACACAGATTAAATACATGATTCTTATTCTGGCATTTACCAGCTGGATGAGTATTGCCCGGCTTGTCCGGGGGACCTTCCTGCAGCTGCGTGAAATGCAGTATGTAGAGGCGGCCAGGGCGATTGGGGTATCCAGCTGGGGGATCATTTTCCGGCATCTGCTCCGTAATGCAAGCTTCCCGATTATCGTAAATGCGACTCTGATGGTCGGCGGTGCGATTCTGAGTGAATCTGCGTTGTCGTATCTGGGCCTCGGCATTCAGGCACCGGCCACAAGCTGGGGGCTGATGCTCAGCAACGCTCAGGAATTCATGCTTGTAGATCCGATGCAGGCGGTGTATCCAGGTCTCTGTATCCTGCTCGTAGTACTCGCGGTTAACTTTATCGGCGACGGCATCCGGGATGCGCTAGATCCCAGACAGCAAGTGACCAAATCCCGGAGGAGGCTGGAACAATGGCGGAAAAACTACTCGAAATCCGGAAGCTGA
- a CDS encoding ABC transporter ATP-binding protein, translated as MAEKLLEIRKLTAGFAAEKGLLKATDGISISIDKGQTVCIVGESGSGKSVTSLAIMRLIDYAGGMILEGHIDFHGQDLAAKSQEEMRKIRGNQIAMIFQDPMSSLNPVFTVGEQIAESLRLHQNKSDAEAMKMAVDLIKLVGIPAPEIRAKQYPHELSGGMCQRVVIAIALACKPELLIADEPTTALDVTVQAQILDLLRKLQSELGMSILLITHDMGVAAEMADRIAVMYAGAIVEEGTVEEIFDHPSHPYTVGLLQSIPGFEGGRGGELYTIRGTIPPIGQLPSGCRFNPRCPHAMDICRNQEPPDFMISDDHRAACWLFKDKPVQADYSNEVKRA; from the coding sequence ATGGCGGAAAAACTACTCGAAATCCGGAAGCTGACCGCCGGCTTTGCGGCAGAGAAGGGGCTGCTCAAAGCAACCGACGGTATCTCCATTTCTATTGATAAAGGGCAGACAGTTTGTATTGTCGGTGAATCCGGCAGTGGTAAAAGTGTGACCTCACTCGCAATCATGCGTTTGATTGATTATGCCGGAGGGATGATTCTCGAAGGCCATATTGATTTTCACGGCCAGGATTTGGCGGCGAAGAGCCAGGAAGAGATGCGGAAAATCCGCGGCAATCAGATTGCGATGATCTTTCAGGACCCGATGTCTTCGCTGAATCCGGTATTTACAGTAGGGGAACAGATTGCGGAGAGCCTGCGGCTCCATCAGAACAAGAGCGATGCCGAAGCCATGAAGATGGCGGTTGATCTGATCAAGTTAGTTGGTATCCCAGCTCCGGAGATCCGTGCCAAGCAGTATCCGCATGAGCTCTCCGGCGGGATGTGTCAGCGTGTGGTAATCGCCATCGCTCTGGCTTGCAAACCTGAACTGCTGATCGCCGATGAGCCGACAACAGCGCTCGATGTAACTGTGCAGGCCCAGATTCTGGATCTGCTGCGCAAGCTTCAGTCTGAACTCGGGATGTCCATTCTGCTGATCACCCATGATATGGGCGTGGCGGCGGAGATGGCAGACCGCATCGCTGTAATGTATGCCGGAGCCATCGTGGAGGAGGGGACTGTAGAAGAGATCTTCGACCATCCCAGCCATCCGTATACGGTCGGATTGCTCCAGTCAATACCGGGGTTTGAAGGCGGACGGGGAGGCGAGCTGTATACCATCCGCGGGACGATTCCTCCGATTGGCCAGCTGCCATCCGGCTGCCGCTTTAATCCGCGCTGCCCTCATGCCATGGATATCTGCAGAAATCAGGAGCCGCCGGATTTCATGATCTCGGATGATCACCGTGCAGCCTGCTGGCTGTTCAAGGATAAGCCGGTTCAGGCGGATTACAGTAATGAGGTGAAACGCGCATGA
- a CDS encoding ABC transporter ATP-binding protein: MMKETVTKPVREHKPSSEILLEVKDVKKYFPITKGLLNRTVGQVKAVDGVNLSIRKGETFGLVGESGCGKSTFGRVLLRLQSATGGEVLFKGRDIHSLSSGDMRKLREEMQIIFQDPFGSLNPRFLVKDIIGEPLRIHRNMSGKQIDTRVVELMELVGLDASRRNRYPHEFSGGQRQRIGIARAIALNPQFIVADEAVSALDVSVQSQVINLLMKLQKELGLTFLFIAHGLNVVRHISDRVGVMYLGKLVEVAETEELFAAPLHPYTAALLSAIPKPTPRRKQDRIVLEGDVPSPANPPSGCRFHTRCPFVQDKCRQVEPLLEEVVPGRPVACHFPLLPKA, from the coding sequence ATGATGAAGGAAACTGTAACCAAACCGGTAAGAGAACATAAGCCTTCTTCAGAGATATTGCTTGAAGTTAAGGATGTGAAGAAATACTTCCCGATTACCAAAGGCCTGCTTAACCGTACTGTGGGACAGGTTAAGGCAGTGGATGGCGTCAATTTATCCATCCGCAAAGGTGAGACCTTCGGGCTGGTCGGTGAATCCGGCTGCGGCAAATCTACATTCGGCCGGGTACTGCTCCGGCTGCAGAGCGCAACCGGGGGAGAAGTGTTATTCAAGGGGAGGGACATCCATTCACTGAGCTCCGGTGATATGCGGAAGCTGCGGGAAGAAATGCAGATTATCTTCCAGGATCCGTTCGGCTCACTGAATCCGCGGTTCCTCGTTAAGGATATTATCGGAGAGCCGCTGCGCATTCACCGGAATATGTCGGGTAAGCAGATCGATACCCGGGTGGTAGAACTGATGGAGCTGGTGGGGCTGGATGCCAGCCGCCGGAACCGTTACCCGCATGAATTCTCCGGCGGACAACGCCAGCGGATCGGGATCGCGAGAGCGATTGCCCTCAATCCGCAGTTTATTGTTGCCGATGAAGCTGTATCCGCACTGGATGTATCGGTACAGTCCCAGGTAATTAACCTGCTCATGAAGCTGCAGAAGGAACTGGGACTAACGTTCCTGTTCATTGCGCACGGCCTTAATGTCGTCCGGCATATCTCGGACCGCGTCGGGGTGATGTATCTGGGCAAGCTGGTGGAGGTGGCTGAGACGGAGGAGCTGTTTGCAGCGCCGCTGCATCCTTACACTGCCGCCCTGCTCTCGGCGATTCCGAAGCCGACGCCAAGACGCAAGCAGGACCGCATTGTGCTGGAGGGGGATGTGCCATCCCCGGCCAATCCGCCGTCCGGCTGCCGGTTCCATACCCGCTGTCCGTTTGTTCAGGACAAATGCCGCCAGGTGGAGCCGCTGCTTGAAGAGGTGGTACCAGGCCGTCCGGTAGCCTGCCATTTCCCGTTGCTGCCTAAAGCGTAA
- a CDS encoding TetR/AcrR family transcriptional regulator has protein sequence MDPKTRYEKERLDGKQQRLSLILEAAERVFNQKGIEKTTMQDIATDANIGIATLFRYFPKKEKLIVAVATRLLEPMLERFEYVAGLPVPCLDKLEALFDFFIEDHYKLSTTFMVDFESYAAHFPEPLEDIHHFNALTRQISQVYSRIIQNGIEDGSIRSDLEARDTLTTLINTFGIFSKKLSLQKNIPMLEADLPTERQLDILKRVFLDYLKPVF, from the coding sequence ATGGATCCCAAAACAAGATACGAGAAGGAACGCCTTGACGGCAAACAGCAGCGCCTGTCCCTGATTCTGGAAGCAGCAGAACGCGTATTTAATCAGAAGGGGATTGAGAAAACCACGATGCAGGATATTGCAACTGACGCGAATATCGGCATTGCTACCCTGTTCAGATATTTCCCCAAGAAAGAAAAGCTGATTGTCGCGGTTGCTACCCGGCTGCTGGAGCCGATGCTGGAGCGGTTTGAATATGTGGCCGGATTGCCTGTGCCATGCCTGGACAAGCTTGAAGCATTATTCGATTTTTTCATTGAGGATCACTATAAATTAAGCACAACCTTCATGGTTGACTTCGAAAGCTACGCCGCCCATTTCCCGGAACCGCTGGAGGATATTCATCACTTCAATGCTCTAACCCGGCAGATCTCACAAGTCTATTCCCGGATCATTCAGAACGGCATCGAAGACGGCTCCATCCGCTCTGATCTTGAGGCCCGGGATACTTTAACTACATTAATTAACACATTCGGAATCTTCTCGAAGAAGCTCTCGCTGCAGAAGAACATTCCCATGCTTGAAGCGGATCTTCCAACAGAGCGCCAGCTGGATATCCTCAAGCGGGTGTTTCTCGATTATCTGAAGCCTGTCTTCTAG
- a CDS encoding SDR family NAD(P)-dependent oxidoreductase has translation MNRLKDKVAIITGAGSGMGREEALLFAREGAKVAVTDINEAALQAVVKEIEADGGQATAYVHNVVSEEQWIHVIDEVIKTYGKIDVLVNNAGISLATGLLDTTMEQWNKVISINLTSTFLGMKYVVPHMQAHNGGSIVNISSIAGLTGSSGAGAYTASKGGVRMLSKAAAVDFGKDNIRVNSVHPGFIETPMSAEFVNDEQRLKWFLSQTALPRVGRASEVAEAVLFLASDESAYITGVELPVDGGVTAK, from the coding sequence ATGAATCGACTTAAGGATAAGGTTGCTATTATTACCGGAGCCGGCAGCGGCATGGGGCGAGAAGAAGCTCTGTTGTTTGCGCGGGAAGGTGCTAAGGTTGCCGTTACCGATATTAATGAAGCTGCGCTGCAGGCTGTAGTGAAGGAAATTGAAGCTGATGGAGGTCAGGCTACAGCTTATGTGCATAATGTGGTCTCGGAAGAGCAATGGATCCATGTGATTGATGAAGTGATTAAGACTTACGGCAAAATCGACGTGCTGGTTAACAATGCGGGGATTTCGCTGGCAACCGGACTTCTCGATACAACCATGGAGCAGTGGAACAAGGTCATTAGCATTAACTTGACCAGCACCTTCCTTGGGATGAAATATGTGGTTCCGCATATGCAGGCTCATAACGGAGGCTCAATCGTCAATATTTCATCGATTGCCGGACTAACCGGAAGCAGCGGCGCAGGGGCTTATACAGCCTCCAAAGGCGGGGTCCGCATGCTGAGCAAAGCGGCGGCTGTTGATTTCGGTAAAGATAATATCCGGGTCAACTCGGTACATCCAGGATTTATCGAAACGCCGATGAGCGCTGAGTTCGTGAATGATGAACAAAGGCTGAAATGGTTCCTGTCCCAGACGGCGCTGCCGCGCGTCGGCCGTGCCTCCGAGGTGGCGGAAGCTGTGCTGTTCCTCGCTTCCGATGAATCGGCTTATATTACCGGTGTAGAACTGCCGGTAGACGGCGGTGTTACAGCGAAATAA
- a CDS encoding M48 family metallopeptidase, which translates to MQIQLEDQMITLHVQYAKRKKMSVQIDGSDLITVKVPTGTSEESIRSALEGLGPKILEKLRSNAAARQVPKVKEYQGEETYLYLGKEYALHELITTGDMDAEALKLALKKFYFNSLKKIVAERITRYGAQLKVKPKSVEIVESRTKWGSCSFDKKLTFNYRLAMAPPEVIDYVIIHELCHLLHMNHDRSFWRRLGSVMPDYKEKEAYLARQGQFMTL; encoded by the coding sequence ATGCAGATTCAGCTCGAAGATCAGATGATTACGCTCCATGTTCAATATGCCAAGCGCAAGAAGATGTCCGTTCAGATTGACGGATCAGATCTCATTACCGTTAAGGTGCCTACAGGAACAAGTGAAGAGAGTATCCGCAGTGCGTTGGAAGGCCTTGGCCCCAAGATTCTGGAGAAGCTGCGCAGTAATGCGGCGGCCCGGCAGGTGCCGAAGGTCAAGGAGTATCAGGGGGAAGAGACATATCTGTATCTGGGGAAGGAATACGCGCTGCATGAGCTGATTACGACCGGTGATATGGATGCGGAGGCGCTGAAGCTTGCGTTGAAGAAGTTTTATTTCAATAGTCTGAAAAAAATTGTTGCGGAGCGCATCACCCGTTATGGGGCCCAGCTGAAGGTGAAGCCTAAGAGCGTCGAGATAGTGGAATCGCGGACCAAGTGGGGGAGCTGCAGCTTCGATAAAAAACTGACGTTCAACTACCGCCTTGCCATGGCGCCGCCTGAGGTGATCGACTATGTCATTATTCATGAGCTGTGTCATCTGCTGCATATGAATCATGACCGTTCCTTCTGGCGCCGCCTGGGAAGTGTGATGCCGGACTACAAAGAGAAGGAAGCTTATCTGGCCCGGCAGGGGCAGTTCATGACACTCTGA